A window of Auraticoccus monumenti contains these coding sequences:
- a CDS encoding ferritin-like domain-containing protein encodes MTLRRIATVEDLHQYLQVALQLEHATIPPYLTALYSMHPATNPDASRVIRVVAVEEMLHLTLAANLLNAVGGVPDLTADGFVPVYPCHLPDGEEDFEVGTRAFSPETIEGFLKIERPAEAEDQRFVDRERSELALLPTVDAHEDDLHFFSIGEFYAEIGEGLARLHAQLGDALFSGDPARQVGPEYYYSGGAAVVRVTDLDSAEAAMRVISEQGEGLGGGIFDEEGELAHYYRFQQLLLGRYYQPGDEAGRPSGPELDVDWSAVYPVLADADFTDYTGTGELEDAVLAHSAAYGAFLARLTEAFGGSPELLVPAVADMFRIRELATQIIRNPMPGRPGVNASPIFRGPALVSAAAAAAVTVA; translated from the coding sequence ATGACCCTCCGCCGCATCGCCACCGTCGAGGACCTGCACCAGTACCTGCAGGTCGCCCTCCAGCTCGAGCACGCCACCATCCCGCCCTACCTCACCGCGCTGTACTCCATGCACCCGGCGACCAACCCCGACGCCAGCCGGGTGATCCGGGTGGTCGCGGTGGAGGAGATGCTGCACCTGACGCTCGCGGCCAACCTGCTCAACGCCGTCGGGGGCGTGCCCGACCTGACCGCGGACGGCTTCGTGCCGGTCTACCCCTGCCACCTCCCCGACGGGGAGGAGGACTTCGAGGTGGGTACCCGCGCCTTCTCGCCGGAGACGATCGAGGGCTTCCTCAAGATCGAGCGACCCGCGGAGGCCGAGGACCAGCGCTTCGTCGACCGCGAACGCTCCGAGCTGGCGCTGCTGCCCACGGTGGACGCGCACGAGGACGACCTGCACTTCTTCAGCATCGGTGAGTTCTACGCCGAGATCGGGGAGGGGCTGGCCCGTCTGCACGCCCAGCTCGGGGACGCGCTGTTCTCCGGCGACCCGGCCCGCCAGGTCGGCCCGGAGTACTACTACTCCGGTGGTGCGGCGGTCGTGCGGGTCACCGACCTGGACTCCGCCGAGGCGGCGATGCGGGTCATCAGCGAGCAGGGGGAGGGCCTCGGCGGGGGGATCTTCGACGAGGAGGGCGAGCTCGCCCACTACTACCGCTTCCAGCAGCTGCTGCTGGGCCGCTACTACCAGCCCGGGGACGAGGCGGGACGGCCCAGCGGGCCCGAGCTCGACGTGGACTGGAGCGCGGTCTACCCCGTCCTGGCCGACGCGGACTTCACCGACTACACCGGGACCGGGGAGCTCGAGGACGCGGTCCTGGCCCACAGCGCGGCCTACGGCGCCTTCCTGGCCCGCCTCACCGAGGCCTTCGGCGGGAGCCCGGAGCTGCTGGTCCCGGCGGTCGCCGACATGTTCCGGATCAGGGAGCTCGCCACGCAGATCATCCGCAACCCGATGCCGGGACGGCCGGGCGTGAACGCGTCGCCGATCTTCCGCGGTCCGGCGCTCGTGAGCGCCGCCGCCGCTGCTGCCGTGACGGTGGCCTGA
- the iolE gene encoding myo-inosose-2 dehydratase has product MFPPGSVRVAAVPNAWVNDDLPELGRGTSFEQIISEMALAGYEGTELGSTYPSDAATLNAALAVRGLSPSGGWVSTWFASRGGAYEQTLEAFRAQIPFFTAIGLQDVYVAEVTGAVHQQPVPALANRPVLDDAQWDAMVRGLGEMGRIATEHGLRINYHHHTGTGVQSSEDIDRLMADTTPGETFLLLDTAHLLVGGGDPMEVLTKHEGRIGHVHLKNLRQPVLDRMHEQSLSFWDALRQGIFTVPGDDEGCIDFAPLLRKLADDGWSGWLVVEAEQDPATAHPLEVFRAARRHIADLAGL; this is encoded by the coding sequence GTGTTCCCACCCGGATCCGTCCGTGTCGCCGCCGTGCCCAACGCGTGGGTGAACGACGACCTCCCCGAGCTCGGACGGGGGACCTCGTTCGAGCAGATCATCAGCGAGATGGCCCTCGCCGGGTACGAGGGCACCGAGCTGGGGAGCACCTACCCCAGCGACGCCGCCACCCTCAACGCCGCCCTCGCCGTCCGCGGGCTCTCCCCCTCCGGTGGCTGGGTCTCCACCTGGTTCGCCTCCCGGGGTGGGGCCTACGAGCAGACCCTCGAGGCGTTCCGCGCCCAGATCCCGTTCTTCACCGCGATCGGGTTGCAGGACGTCTACGTGGCCGAGGTGACCGGGGCCGTGCACCAGCAGCCCGTGCCAGCGCTGGCCAACCGTCCGGTCCTCGACGACGCGCAGTGGGACGCCATGGTCCGGGGTCTGGGTGAGATGGGCCGGATCGCCACCGAGCACGGGCTGCGGATCAACTACCACCACCACACCGGCACCGGGGTGCAGTCGTCGGAGGACATCGACCGGCTGATGGCCGACACGACGCCCGGCGAGACCTTCCTGCTGCTGGACACGGCGCACCTGCTCGTGGGCGGCGGCGACCCGATGGAGGTGCTGACCAAGCACGAGGGCCGGATCGGGCACGTGCACCTGAAGAACCTCCGCCAGCCGGTGCTGGACCGGATGCACGAGCAGTCGCTGAGCTTCTGGGACGCCCTGCGCCAGGGCATCTTCACCGTGCCCGGCGACGACGAGGGGTGCATCGACTTCGCCCCGCTGCTGCGGAAGCTGGCCGACGACGGCTGGTCCGGCTGGTTGGTCGTGGAGGCCGAGCAGGACCCGGCGACCGCGCACCCGCTCGAGGTCTTCCGCGCCGCCCGCCGCCACATCGCCGACCTGGCTGGTCTCTGA
- a CDS encoding MGH1-like glycoside hydrolase domain-containing protein — translation MATAEDGRLTEANTGTAPWRRWGPYLSDRQWGTVREDTSPGGDAWDSFPHDHARSRAYGWGEDGLLGISDDSQQLCFALALWNEADPIIKERLFGLTNSEGNHGEDVKEYYFYQDSTPTHSWMKGLYKYPQAAYPYEDLLRTNAARGKQEPEYELVDTGIFDDQRYFDVEVVYAKAGPEDVLVQVTATNRGPDPAALHLLPTLWLRNTWSGDEQAPRPRLTADPASRQVLVDCPDLGPYRLIWEGDVDVLATENESNWARLAGGTNPTPYVKDGINDAVVTGRPETVDPGLTGTKIALRRRAVVGAGESVTMRLRLTTDAPRSGLGEDVDQVLTTRRQEADEFYTSITPPTVGAEPARVMRQALAGMLWSKQFYCYDLDRWLSQRGVHPLRDEAGLDHRNARWFHMVCGDIISMPDCWEYPWFAAWDLAFHTMSLAMVDTTFARDQLQLLLGEHYLHPSGQIPAYEWNFSDVNPPVHALATLFSHVQAVDTGAEDDHAFLSDTFAKLALNFTWWVNRKDVNGANTFEGGFLGLDNIAVFDRSAAQLPTGGRLEQADGTAWMALYCQSMLELSLELARTDPGYEGTALKYLEHFLYICAAMERGDGMWDEEDGFFYDQLRLPDGSGERLRVRSMVGLVPLCAVTVVPAESFGVLDDRLAGFMRRHPDLLGQISDPLLPGVGNRRILTLLDEDRLRSVLGYLLDEEEFLSPHGVRALSRFHRDHPFAMEVQGQQFGVGYLPGESDSGMFGGNSNWRGPVWMPVNFMIIRALLQYYLYYGDDFTVELPTGSGQQHTLFEVAADLADRLVSIFVPDEGGRRPVFGGVELFQTDPHWRDNLLFYEYFHGDDGAGIGASHQTGWTGLVAKLVQLFGTIDAATVLGDTRTHPSTTLFRRDVG, via the coding sequence GTGGCCACCGCCGAGGACGGCCGTCTGACCGAGGCCAACACCGGGACGGCGCCCTGGCGGCGGTGGGGCCCCTACCTGTCGGACCGGCAGTGGGGCACCGTCCGCGAGGACACCTCGCCGGGCGGTGACGCCTGGGACTCCTTCCCCCACGACCACGCCCGCTCCCGCGCCTACGGGTGGGGCGAGGACGGGTTGCTGGGGATCAGCGACGACAGCCAACAGCTGTGCTTCGCCCTGGCCCTGTGGAACGAGGCCGACCCGATCATCAAGGAGCGGCTGTTCGGCCTGACCAACAGCGAGGGCAACCACGGCGAGGACGTCAAGGAGTACTACTTCTACCAGGACTCCACACCGACCCACTCCTGGATGAAGGGGCTGTACAAGTACCCGCAGGCCGCCTACCCCTACGAGGACCTGCTGCGCACCAACGCCGCCCGGGGCAAGCAGGAGCCCGAGTACGAGCTGGTCGACACCGGGATCTTCGACGACCAGCGCTACTTCGACGTGGAGGTGGTCTACGCCAAGGCCGGCCCCGAGGACGTGCTGGTGCAGGTCACCGCCACCAACCGGGGACCCGACCCGGCCGCGCTGCACCTGCTGCCCACGTTGTGGCTGCGCAACACCTGGTCCGGGGACGAGCAGGCCCCGCGGCCCCGGCTGACCGCCGACCCGGCCAGCCGCCAGGTCCTGGTCGACTGCCCCGACCTCGGCCCCTACCGCCTGATCTGGGAGGGCGACGTCGACGTCCTGGCCACCGAGAACGAGAGCAACTGGGCGCGTCTGGCCGGCGGCACCAACCCCACGCCGTACGTCAAGGACGGCATCAACGACGCCGTCGTCACCGGCCGCCCCGAGACCGTCGACCCCGGGCTGACCGGCACCAAGATCGCCCTGCGCCGGCGCGCGGTCGTGGGGGCCGGGGAGTCGGTCACCATGCGGCTGCGGCTCACCACCGACGCCCCGCGGTCCGGCCTGGGCGAGGACGTCGACCAGGTGCTGACCACGCGCCGGCAGGAGGCCGACGAGTTCTACACCTCCATCACTCCGCCCACGGTGGGCGCCGAGCCCGCGCGGGTGATGCGGCAGGCCCTGGCGGGGATGCTGTGGTCCAAGCAGTTCTACTGCTACGACCTGGACCGGTGGCTGAGCCAGCGCGGGGTGCACCCGCTGCGCGACGAGGCCGGTCTCGACCACCGCAACGCCCGCTGGTTCCACATGGTCTGCGGCGACATCATCTCGATGCCCGACTGCTGGGAGTACCCCTGGTTCGCCGCCTGGGACCTGGCCTTCCACACGATGTCGCTCGCGATGGTCGACACCACCTTCGCCCGTGACCAGCTCCAGCTGCTCCTCGGCGAGCACTACCTCCACCCGTCGGGGCAGATCCCGGCCTACGAGTGGAACTTCTCCGACGTCAACCCGCCGGTGCACGCGCTGGCCACGCTGTTCAGCCACGTGCAGGCCGTCGACACCGGTGCCGAGGACGACCACGCCTTCCTCAGCGACACCTTCGCCAAGCTGGCGCTCAACTTCACCTGGTGGGTGAACCGCAAGGACGTCAACGGCGCCAACACCTTTGAGGGTGGCTTCCTCGGGCTGGACAACATCGCCGTCTTCGACCGCAGCGCCGCCCAGCTCCCCACCGGCGGCCGTCTGGAGCAGGCCGACGGCACGGCCTGGATGGCGCTGTACTGCCAGAGCATGCTGGAGCTCTCCCTCGAGCTAGCCAGGACCGACCCCGGCTACGAGGGGACCGCCCTGAAGTACCTGGAGCACTTCCTCTACATCTGCGCCGCGATGGAGCGCGGTGACGGCATGTGGGACGAGGAGGACGGGTTCTTCTACGACCAGCTGCGCCTGCCCGACGGATCCGGTGAGCGGCTGCGGGTCCGGTCGATGGTCGGCCTGGTCCCGCTGTGCGCGGTGACCGTGGTCCCGGCCGAGTCGTTCGGGGTTCTCGACGACCGGCTGGCCGGGTTCATGCGCCGCCACCCGGACCTGCTCGGCCAGATCTCCGACCCCCTGCTGCCCGGGGTCGGGAACCGACGGATCCTCACGCTGCTGGACGAGGACCGGTTGCGGAGCGTGCTCGGCTACCTGCTGGACGAGGAGGAGTTCCTGAGCCCGCACGGGGTCCGCGCGCTCTCGCGCTTCCACCGCGACCACCCCTTCGCCATGGAGGTCCAGGGCCAGCAGTTCGGTGTGGGCTACCTCCCCGGCGAGTCCGACAGCGGCATGTTCGGCGGCAACTCCAACTGGCGCGGCCCGGTCTGGATGCCGGTGAACTTCATGATCATCCGGGCGCTGCTGCAGTACTACCTGTACTACGGCGACGACTTCACCGTCGAGCTGCCGACCGGCTCCGGCCAGCAGCACACCCTGTTCGAGGTGGCCGCGGACCTCGCCGACCGGCTGGTGTCGATCTTCGTGCCCGACGAGGGCGGCCGGCGTCCGGTGTTCGGCGGGGTCGAGCTGTTCCAGACCGACCCGCACTGGCGGGACAACCTGCTGTTCTACGAGTACTTCCACGGTGACGACGGCGCCGGGATCGGGGCCTCGCACCAGACCGGGTGGACCGGGCTGGTGGCCAAGCTGGTCCAGCTCTTCGGCACCATCGACGCCGCCACCGTCCTCGGCGACACCCGGACCCACCCCTCCACGACGCTGTTCCGCCGTGATGTCGGCTGA
- a CDS encoding GMC family oxidoreductase, which yields MPAETDHATAASTLYDALVVGSGVSGAIIARSLAERGLHVLVVEAGPGEELSVADYDSYLTRFYSAAAKENNSAYEVNPNAPMPRSPDVRRLQAGHPDSTGYLVQNGPYEMDSVYTRVLGGTTMHWEGKAMRMLPEDFEMRTRFGQGRDWPIGYDDLEPHYRRAERELGVSADVEDQTFYGITFPPDYVFPMHGLPPSYLDSILARDLDGTVIQLEDTACTVSVRPTAQARNSMPNAAYDGGRGYVPVGAVSTHQIDQGDRCQGNINCVPLCPVQAKYNARKTLSIGLRTGRIDILTQTVASKVHVGEDGRISHVDYQAYGSTSSPDHVTGSLRATTYVLAANPVENARLLLASGLPGSSGLVGRNLMDHAYLLTWATLPEIAGTMRGSQCTSGIEDFRSGGFRSRHAAMRVSIHNDGWSWPTGSPYSDLLELVDDGNAYGETLRRRVVDRVSRQLMLSFMIDLPPEPSNRITVDGRYTDALGNLRPVLSYSLPEYTMDAVSASRRVSRRLFQRLGAEDRTHYDPLDPGFVAHQGEGYVVRGGNHWSGTHIMGTSSRDSVVDDHQRSWDHDNLYLVGSGSMPSIGTSNTTLTLAALSFRTADHIASALTTRPSVTIGA from the coding sequence GTGCCCGCTGAGACCGACCACGCCACCGCCGCCAGCACCCTCTACGACGCGCTCGTCGTCGGTTCCGGGGTCAGCGGCGCCATCATCGCCCGTTCCCTCGCCGAGCGCGGTCTGCACGTGCTCGTGGTGGAGGCCGGGCCGGGGGAGGAGCTGTCGGTGGCCGACTACGACTCCTACCTGACCCGCTTCTACTCGGCGGCGGCCAAGGAGAACAACTCCGCCTACGAGGTGAACCCCAACGCCCCGATGCCCCGGTCCCCCGACGTCCGGCGGCTGCAGGCCGGCCACCCGGACTCCACCGGCTACCTGGTCCAGAACGGGCCCTACGAGATGGACAGCGTCTACACCCGGGTGCTGGGTGGCACGACGATGCACTGGGAGGGCAAGGCCATGCGCATGCTCCCCGAGGACTTCGAGATGCGGACCCGGTTCGGGCAGGGGCGTGACTGGCCCATCGGCTACGACGACCTCGAGCCGCACTACCGCCGGGCCGAGCGCGAGCTGGGGGTGTCGGCCGACGTCGAGGACCAGACCTTCTACGGCATCACGTTCCCGCCGGACTACGTGTTCCCGATGCACGGGCTGCCGCCGTCCTACCTGGACTCGATCCTGGCCCGGGACCTCGACGGCACCGTGATCCAGCTCGAGGACACCGCCTGCACGGTGTCGGTGCGCCCGACCGCCCAGGCCCGCAACTCGATGCCCAACGCGGCCTACGACGGCGGCCGTGGCTACGTCCCCGTCGGGGCCGTCAGCACCCACCAGATCGACCAGGGCGACCGGTGCCAGGGCAACATCAACTGCGTGCCGCTGTGCCCGGTGCAGGCCAAGTACAACGCCCGCAAGACGCTCTCCATCGGGCTCCGCACCGGTCGGATCGACATCCTCACCCAGACCGTCGCCTCCAAGGTGCACGTCGGGGAGGACGGCCGGATCAGCCACGTGGACTACCAGGCCTACGGCTCGACGTCCTCACCGGACCACGTCACCGGCTCGCTCCGCGCGACGACGTACGTGCTGGCCGCGAACCCGGTCGAGAACGCCCGGCTGCTGCTGGCCTCGGGGCTGCCCGGCAGCAGCGGGCTGGTGGGGCGCAACCTGATGGACCACGCCTACCTGCTCACCTGGGCCACCCTGCCCGAGATCGCCGGGACGATGAGGGGGTCGCAGTGCACCTCCGGCATCGAGGACTTCCGCTCCGGCGGGTTCCGCAGCCGCCACGCGGCGATGCGGGTGAGCATCCACAACGACGGCTGGTCCTGGCCCACCGGCTCGCCCTACTCCGACCTGCTGGAGCTGGTGGACGACGGCAACGCCTACGGGGAGACCCTGCGGCGCCGGGTCGTGGACCGCGTCTCACGCCAGCTGATGCTCTCGTTCATGATCGACCTGCCCCCCGAGCCGAGCAACCGCATCACCGTCGACGGGCGCTACACCGACGCCCTGGGCAACCTGCGACCGGTGCTGTCCTACTCGCTGCCGGAGTACACGATGGACGCCGTCTCGGCCAGCCGCCGGGTCTCCCGCCGGCTCTTCCAGCGGCTGGGGGCCGAGGACAGGACGCACTACGACCCGCTCGACCCCGGCTTCGTCGCCCACCAGGGCGAGGGCTACGTGGTCCGCGGCGGCAACCACTGGTCGGGCACCCACATCATGGGCACCTCCAGCCGGGACTCGGTGGTCGACGACCACCAGCGCTCCTGGGACCACGACAACCTCTACCTCGTGGGCTCCGGCAGCATGCCCAGCATCGGGACCTCGAACACCACCCTGACGCTGGCCGCCCTCTCCTTCCGCACGGCCGACCACATCGCCTCCGCGCTCACCACCCGTCCCTCCGTCACGATCGGGGCCTGA
- a CDS encoding YbhB/YbcL family Raf kinase inhibitor-like protein has translation MTPNDPYARLPVVPTFELTSSSVQDGAAWAPAQLSGLFGVPGGQDVSPALSWSGAPAATLSYAVTVYDPDAPTGSGFWHWAVANVPAAVTSLPEGAGDETGAQLPAGAFQLPNDARMARYVGGAPPPGHGPHRYFVTVTALDVAEIGVARDGTPAFLGFTVAGHVLARAHLVATAETPAA, from the coding sequence ATGACCCCGAACGACCCCTACGCGCGGCTGCCCGTCGTCCCCACCTTCGAGCTGACCAGCTCCTCGGTCCAGGACGGGGCGGCCTGGGCGCCGGCCCAGCTCTCCGGCCTCTTCGGCGTCCCGGGCGGGCAGGACGTCTCGCCCGCGCTGTCGTGGTCCGGGGCTCCGGCCGCCACCCTCAGCTACGCCGTCACCGTCTACGACCCCGACGCCCCCACCGGGTCGGGGTTCTGGCACTGGGCGGTGGCCAACGTCCCCGCGGCGGTGACGTCGCTGCCCGAGGGCGCCGGTGACGAGACCGGTGCGCAGCTGCCCGCCGGGGCCTTCCAGCTGCCCAACGACGCCCGGATGGCGCGCTACGTCGGCGGCGCGCCGCCGCCCGGCCACGGCCCGCACCGCTACTTCGTCACCGTGACCGCCCTGGACGTCGCCGAGATCGGCGTCGCCCGGGACGGCACCCCGGCCTTCCTCGGGTTCACGGTGGCCGGGCACGTCCTGGCCCGCGCCCACCTCGTCGCCACCGCCGAGACCCCGGCGGCCTGA
- a CDS encoding TetR/AcrR family transcriptional regulator C-terminal domain-containing protein, giving the protein MSAAAGGEDGQHAPSRSPSLRERNREAVVDADAVVVDGDEPPSARVPLSRERIIEAAIAYIDEHGLPGLTMRRLGTTLGVEAMSLYRYVAAREDLLDAVVETLVDEMERDADVITSPEHGWQDFLQRLAHGVRRIALSHPQAFPLVASRPAEAPWLRPPLRSLRWVETFLAGLHAEGFGDEAAVAAYRAFTSFLLGHLLLEVSALGADVGPLDILSDSDDKSLEPYAHVRRLAPFLKEDHSAVEFEEALENLLDRVDLIRTEEHRSS; this is encoded by the coding sequence ATGAGCGCAGCTGCAGGCGGCGAGGACGGCCAGCACGCGCCGTCCCGCTCCCCCTCGCTCCGGGAACGGAACCGTGAGGCGGTGGTCGACGCGGACGCCGTCGTGGTGGACGGGGACGAGCCGCCGTCGGCGCGGGTGCCGCTGAGCCGCGAGCGCATCATCGAGGCGGCCATCGCCTACATCGACGAGCACGGCCTGCCCGGTCTGACGATGCGTCGCCTCGGCACCACCCTCGGGGTGGAGGCCATGTCGCTGTACCGCTACGTCGCCGCCCGTGAGGACCTGCTCGACGCGGTCGTGGAGACCCTGGTCGACGAGATGGAGCGCGACGCCGACGTCATCACCTCCCCCGAGCACGGGTGGCAGGACTTCCTGCAGCGCCTGGCCCACGGCGTGCGCAGGATCGCCCTAAGCCACCCCCAGGCGTTCCCGCTGGTGGCCTCCCGGCCGGCTGAGGCGCCGTGGCTGAGGCCCCCGCTGCGCAGCCTGCGCTGGGTCGAGACGTTCCTGGCCGGTCTGCACGCGGAGGGCTTCGGCGACGAGGCGGCCGTGGCGGCCTACCGCGCCTTCACCAGCTTCCTGCTCGGCCACCTGCTGCTGGAGGTCTCCGCACTCGGCGCCGACGTCGGGCCGCTGGACATCCTGTCCGACTCCGACGACAAGTCCCTCGAGCCGTACGCCCACGTACGACGCCTGGCGCCCTTCCTCAAGGAGGACCACTCCGCGGTGGAGTTCGAGGAGGCCCTGGAGAACCTGCTGGACCGGGTCGACCTGATCCGCACCGAGGAGCACCGCTCTTCCTGA
- a CDS encoding GAF and ANTAR domain-containing protein, whose product MSIHRLVQEMAERVRQITEEPDDAARLQRAVTAAVELVAGCSSAGITVVEGQVVTTAAATDDVALQGDLLQHELGEGPCLDSLRHGPLVVSGDVAADRRWPAWAPSVHQLGVAATASLRLSGNGRTFGALTLYGGRRGALDGDDLAVACALATHISMMMASSHEIRHLGIALDSRTVIGQAQGLVMERYGLSAGEAFALLQRVSQHDNRKLFSIASELVSTRQLALVPQPSSD is encoded by the coding sequence GTGTCGATCCACCGGTTGGTGCAGGAGATGGCCGAGCGCGTGCGCCAGATCACCGAGGAGCCCGATGACGCCGCGCGGCTGCAACGGGCCGTGACCGCCGCCGTGGAGCTGGTCGCTGGCTGCTCCTCCGCAGGGATCACCGTGGTGGAGGGGCAGGTCGTCACCACGGCCGCGGCCACCGACGACGTGGCGCTGCAGGGCGACCTGCTGCAGCACGAGCTCGGGGAGGGGCCGTGCCTGGACTCCCTCCGGCACGGGCCCCTCGTGGTCAGCGGCGACGTCGCCGCTGACCGCCGGTGGCCGGCGTGGGCGCCCTCGGTGCACCAGCTGGGCGTCGCCGCGACGGCGTCGCTGAGGCTGTCCGGCAACGGCCGGACGTTCGGCGCGCTGACCCTCTACGGGGGACGCCGAGGGGCCCTGGACGGCGACGACCTCGCGGTGGCCTGCGCGTTGGCCACCCACATCAGCATGATGATGGCCTCCAGCCACGAGATCCGCCACCTCGGGATCGCGCTGGACAGCCGCACGGTGATCGGACAGGCCCAGGGCCTGGTGATGGAACGCTACGGGCTCTCCGCCGGCGAGGCGTTCGCCCTGCTGCAGCGGGTGTCCCAGCACGACAACCGCAAGCTGTTCAGCATCGCCTCCGAGCTGGTGTCCACCCGCCAGCTGGCCCTGGTACCCCAGCCCAGCTCGGACTGA
- a CDS encoding adenylyltransferase/cytidyltransferase family protein gives MSAEQVPDAVETSRPVVGYVPGAWDMFHVGHLNILLRARAHCDRLVVGVVTDEALFAAKQKHPVVPLAERMRVVASIDVVDDVVVDHSSDKLEVWRRVGFDILFKGDDWIGTPKGIKLEQDMASVGVDVHFFPYTPHVSSTKLRGLVQSR, from the coding sequence ATGAGCGCGGAGCAGGTCCCCGACGCCGTCGAGACGTCGCGACCCGTCGTGGGCTACGTGCCGGGGGCGTGGGACATGTTCCACGTCGGGCACCTCAACATCCTGCTCCGGGCCCGCGCCCACTGCGACCGCCTGGTCGTCGGCGTGGTCACCGACGAGGCGCTCTTCGCCGCCAAGCAGAAGCACCCCGTGGTGCCGCTGGCGGAGCGGATGCGCGTGGTGGCCTCGATCGACGTGGTGGACGACGTCGTGGTCGACCACTCCAGCGACAAGCTCGAGGTGTGGCGCCGGGTCGGGTTCGACATCCTGTTCAAGGGTGACGACTGGATCGGCACCCCCAAGGGGATCAAGCTCGAGCAGGACATGGCCTCGGTCGGCGTCGACGTGCACTTCTTCCCGTACACGCCGCACGTCTCGAGCACCAAGCTCCGAGGCCTGGTCCAGAGCCGCTGA
- a CDS encoding alpha-amylase family glycosyl hydrolase, protein MSADAGAAADRLNPLLYQVNTRVLLHELGLDLGRAVTLDDVPDAFLDDIATRGFDWVWMLGVWQTGPAGRAVSATEPGWLAGYREVLPDFTPEDVVGSPFAVVDYAVHTDLGGDAALARLRTRLAGRGLRLLLDFVPNHTAPDHPWLEDAPHRYVVGSEADLTAQPQNWFRVGERVVAHGRDPYFDGWPDTAQLNYRHPDLRAAMTAELEGVADRCDGVRCDMAMLLEPEVFAATWGDRSLPPDGATPVDTAFWPGAIAAVRRRHPGFLLMAEVYWDMEWQLQQHGFDLTYDKRLYDRLRSGEASAVRGHLMADPDFQHRSARFLENHDEPRAAAILPDLLQHEAAAVVTFLGTGLRFLHEGQLEGRRVKAPLHLRRRPVEEPDPAVRDLYERLLAVLADPVLRTGHWQLLDTAPAWPGNPTSDAYVVTGWSTAPGLPLRWLVAVNLSAEQAQTRVVLRGLLPDAGTLRLTDRLHPGTVYDRDGADLAADGLFLDLPASGCNVFAVSPVEEPT, encoded by the coding sequence ATGTCGGCTGACGCCGGGGCGGCCGCGGACCGGCTGAACCCGCTGCTGTACCAGGTGAACACCCGGGTCCTGCTGCACGAGCTCGGACTCGACCTCGGTCGCGCGGTCACCCTCGACGACGTCCCCGACGCCTTCCTCGACGACATCGCCACCCGCGGGTTCGACTGGGTGTGGATGCTCGGCGTGTGGCAGACGGGGCCGGCCGGGCGTGCCGTCTCCGCGACCGAGCCCGGGTGGCTGGCGGGGTACCGCGAGGTGCTGCCCGACTTCACCCCCGAGGACGTCGTCGGGTCCCCGTTCGCCGTCGTCGACTACGCCGTGCACACCGACCTCGGCGGCGACGCGGCCCTGGCCCGGCTCCGGACCCGGCTGGCCGGGCGCGGGCTGCGTCTGCTGCTGGACTTCGTGCCCAACCACACCGCGCCCGACCACCCCTGGCTGGAGGACGCCCCGCACCGCTACGTCGTCGGCTCCGAGGCCGACCTGACGGCGCAGCCGCAGAACTGGTTCCGGGTGGGGGAGCGGGTGGTCGCGCACGGCCGCGACCCCTACTTCGACGGCTGGCCCGACACCGCCCAGCTCAACTACCGCCACCCCGACCTGCGGGCGGCGATGACTGCGGAGCTGGAGGGGGTGGCCGACCGCTGCGACGGGGTCCGGTGCGACATGGCGATGCTGCTCGAGCCGGAGGTCTTCGCCGCCACCTGGGGTGACCGCTCGCTCCCGCCCGACGGCGCCACCCCGGTGGACACCGCGTTCTGGCCCGGGGCCATCGCCGCGGTGCGTCGCCGCCACCCCGGCTTCCTGCTGATGGCGGAGGTGTACTGGGACATGGAGTGGCAGCTCCAGCAGCACGGGTTCGACCTCACCTACGACAAGCGGCTCTACGACCGCCTCCGCAGCGGCGAGGCGTCCGCCGTCCGCGGGCACCTGATGGCCGACCCCGACTTCCAGCACCGCTCCGCCCGGTTCCTGGAGAACCACGACGAGCCGCGGGCGGCGGCGATCCTCCCTGACCTCCTCCAGCACGAGGCGGCTGCGGTGGTGACCTTCCTCGGCACGGGGCTGCGGTTCCTGCACGAGGGCCAGCTGGAGGGGCGACGGGTCAAGGCGCCGCTGCACCTGCGACGGCGTCCGGTCGAGGAGCCCGACCCCGCCGTGCGGGACCTCTACGAGCGGCTGCTGGCCGTGCTCGCCGACCCGGTGCTGCGCACGGGCCACTGGCAGCTCCTCGACACCGCCCCGGCCTGGCCGGGCAACCCCACCTCCGACGCCTACGTGGTCACCGGGTGGTCGACGGCGCCGGGGCTGCCGCTGCGCTGGCTGGTGGCGGTCAACCTCAGCGCCGAGCAGGCCCAGACCCGGGTCGTGCTGAGGGGTCTGCTGCCCGACGCCGGCACCCTGCGGCTGACCGACCGGCTGCACCCCGGCACCGTCTACGACCGCGACGGGGCCGACCTCGCCGCCGACGGGCTCTTCCTCGACCTGCCGGCGTCGGGCTGCAACGTCTTCGCGGTCTCCCCCGTGGAGGAGCCGACGTGA